A genomic stretch from Thermonema lapsum includes:
- a CDS encoding T9SS type A sorting domain-containing protein — protein sequence MKCNHRWRLLLLVCSFLWASEALAQATFTWTGASSTAWNNSANWIRVGIDDDNDGIPDANDDVVFTGANNCTLSRNEACKNLTFALTYTGRLSLGTHTLEVYGNWTHIASSNVFQPNTGTVVLRDGGAVSYQITMNTSYNDYFYTLIFDRGSKTTDIGPAFGGVRMVGRELIMESGTLTAAGTGSLPVANLRVRSGSSSFVGSRILQVQGNTVVESGDFTLGSGAYLSIQGDYTQTGGFIIGNQAIAAGSAPVRFDGSADSRILNASAVAIRSAVRINKSGGAKVILSSGIASITIGTIAAPKNLFVENGSLRIETGIPLVVYGDIVLPGAGYIDAYNAGSIIRLSGSWNSENCTAANPLLTASTSSVQFIGGGNVEIRPSTSTRFDEVIIQKSAGNKVTLYSNPLVIDRLLNILPGCGLVVTNVINGNELTVNKPRHNPGGGADAYDIPKADIDVRDIVIENNAFLDLYTNEPAGSNVITLFLRGNLVDNNTAYPSASKGFYVTPSNVSNAGGATWQGDNNRLPMVVCIGNLNQVLNGNTIGLKNLANSPIAGLSGIYLPNVIIYKDNKDQFVEFPTGKGGRVMGNMTILQGTFRLPEATLLYGNTSTDELRVYGVFELQAGSRLSICTGGDPQGAFVKVCNGGLLSFLGTPSKSVQVDRDGNTGQYYRMEAWPGGRVEAAFTNFNYQGATNVGFLHNGGLNSNGGFKLHYASELAPPTQGFPDIYDYDNDGNTVELGPRYQLVNGEPIYYNFSYCSFAQGASGYTALTINTGQTMTIKGARFTGSGNISADRNIVASTSLSASALGYTGATNCPSPVSPGDFCGVITMVASSGAIGGSNGEGWDGGINDNGAPELDRIRWIEFAPIYWVGGYSRNCGGPPNVWKADPDGANLNGGVDQGCVGVGGIDQSSWAHWQNWSLKNDRYYNPLRIYPGMPKSAFSAPELRAVDFQEFILAGLRQDELAAIDTDGDGNYIEHFDTDGDDDVADDVNILTDTRIPNDIFERFNVYLSHTAPNSVVIPSNIVGVNGVGHIEIEGLLVINGQSTGSGGQQPQDLKPQKDNENNTKLTLQGDITLSVKKSIIVENRLGNTNTPSELEAQGNAQIFVGQNYVVRGNESGNGTNNFGGPGSVVTFTLNGPGEQEVKYDNDDNWENFVIDKPSGTVILQGLGDNLDCFKFHMKQPNGTASCRLSSGSDLTTRDDFILDGGTFIFDNGEVIVGGSWLNNGGYVDEVILNAAAAVRFRPTTPGNYIIRTRGQVFYQVFFDNAGGGTSTYTIEDGMRALAQTTIGNRYVVQTANVPIGTTVSLQLTGLTVQSGGKIDLNPGAELLMQTDASKITAQGSKNLIINGELEAIGTQDHYVRISRMGNDYYRFDINGRAAVRFYNIQFTDEFGVDMRDGTPKSPGITLFGSGCPVLAVGTFSDGTFANGKDVNNATYLWLPGNYESQDVFNVNFPVALTSPGASNVRREGANGSNAYVNTVAIDDPPVGELPGDTSDIRYQKTRFINATGVFAGELFDRETAGTWTGPVDSIIVWSGKIKYWDGGGDGVSWHDRFNWTDDALPTIQDAVVIDHRYIPGTINIQVNGASLSDNHTPIVGGFTNAPNGIPEIACRDLIIDTGGGNPINLDISGNVEVLIQRSSPCPGGTEYGGDLTASRGVTIRAGNGFETITVGKGWSMAGAFDYDMEDDGIDRARVVFNQNVGSRTITTGPTFSHFWDVEFQGGYTENNDALFVDNDFVIKKPATATYTPVYDASDVSGIKIYVGGNWINDNGVFVPRTGEVVFNGSGPQTITRLSAAGPLQAYEKFYDLRIQKPTENGTVTLNSRVLVENLLSLDQGIFKTSEDNGTGNGKEIIIGLKGSWVRSILASPNTAFVDGPVGRIFQGSSVLSNALNFPIGRSGYAYTGGNSPAGSDGYALQVKLTNNNPTAFTMQIMEGRNPEDEDEDGIYEPGGDDGVDHKILPYAPRINMVTNQRYWKIKNIGFPSALPLDATPAVAAGDLKEAVVTLRFNALQNTIAAPPPLDAQYPNVMADLSLVGQLSILQDYSDEDLSYARQATPSIVNTELSIRRGYASKGEYWRDIGGIGDLESNIVTISSTERVTTLGNSRFTIGWYFIPLPVEVLSLQAKVVNQSQVQLDWVVVNESHLAYYGIERSTNGQQFEEIARVEARNSGETVAAYYHIDPAPHIGVNYYRLRQEEKDGKVSYSKAVAVEVRDNISELGRMSVYPNPLTGSELFVVLPHTDMKVAVLRLYDAQGRLVEVNRHTVDAHTLRLQFSRKPQAGVYILSLQTDKGQVYYARLVIE from the coding sequence ATGAAATGTAACCATAGATGGAGATTACTTCTGCTTGTTTGCAGCTTCCTTTGGGCAAGCGAAGCTTTGGCACAAGCAACTTTTACGTGGACAGGTGCATCCAGTACCGCATGGAATAACTCTGCCAACTGGATAAGGGTGGGGATTGATGATGATAACGATGGCATCCCTGATGCGAATGATGATGTAGTATTTACAGGGGCGAATAATTGCACACTCTCTCGCAATGAAGCCTGTAAAAACCTGACCTTTGCGCTTACCTACACGGGCAGGCTAAGTTTGGGTACTCATACCCTGGAGGTGTACGGCAACTGGACACATATTGCTTCCAGCAATGTATTTCAGCCCAATACGGGTACAGTGGTGCTCCGTGACGGAGGGGCTGTGTCTTACCAGATAACAATGAACACTTCGTATAATGACTACTTTTATACGCTCATTTTTGACAGAGGTAGCAAGACTACGGACATAGGTCCTGCTTTTGGGGGTGTACGCATGGTAGGTCGTGAGTTGATAATGGAGAGTGGTACACTCACAGCCGCAGGTACAGGCTCTTTACCAGTGGCTAACTTGCGTGTGCGTAGCGGAAGCTCTTCTTTTGTCGGCTCGCGAATTTTGCAAGTACAGGGTAATACGGTTGTAGAAAGTGGAGATTTTACCCTTGGCAGTGGGGCTTACTTGAGCATTCAAGGCGACTATACGCAGACAGGAGGCTTTATTATAGGTAACCAGGCAATTGCTGCCGGCTCTGCGCCTGTGCGCTTCGACGGCAGTGCTGATAGCAGAATATTGAATGCTAGTGCCGTAGCCATTCGCTCAGCGGTGCGCATCAATAAGTCTGGTGGAGCAAAAGTAATATTGAGTTCGGGCATTGCCTCTATAACCATAGGCACGATTGCAGCCCCTAAAAACCTGTTTGTAGAAAATGGTTCGCTCCGTATCGAAACAGGTATACCATTAGTAGTGTATGGGGATATCGTTTTACCAGGGGCAGGTTATATCGATGCCTATAATGCAGGCTCTATCATTCGTTTGTCGGGTTCATGGAATAGCGAAAATTGTACGGCAGCCAACCCCTTGCTCACTGCCAGCACCTCCTCTGTACAGTTTATTGGAGGAGGGAATGTAGAGATACGTCCATCGACCTCTACCCGTTTCGATGAAGTAATTATTCAGAAAAGCGCAGGCAATAAAGTAACGCTTTATAGCAACCCTCTAGTGATTGACCGCTTGTTGAATATCCTTCCGGGTTGCGGACTAGTGGTAACCAATGTAATCAATGGTAATGAGCTTACTGTAAATAAACCAAGACATAACCCGGGCGGAGGTGCCGATGCATACGATATTCCTAAAGCAGATATTGATGTGAGAGATATCGTTATTGAAAATAACGCTTTCTTGGACCTATATACGAATGAGCCGGCAGGTAGTAATGTGATTACACTGTTTTTACGAGGGAACTTAGTGGACAACAATACTGCTTATCCTTCTGCTTCAAAGGGATTTTATGTAACGCCTTCAAATGTCTCAAATGCTGGAGGAGCAACTTGGCAAGGAGATAACAACCGTCTGCCTATGGTGGTATGTATAGGCAACTTGAATCAAGTACTCAATGGCAACACCATTGGCTTGAAAAACCTTGCCAATTCGCCTATTGCCGGGCTATCGGGGATTTACTTACCCAATGTCATTATCTACAAGGATAATAAAGACCAGTTTGTTGAATTTCCTACTGGCAAGGGAGGACGAGTCATGGGGAACATGACTATTTTGCAGGGGACCTTCCGTCTCCCTGAGGCTACTTTGTTGTATGGCAATACTTCAACAGATGAACTTCGAGTTTATGGGGTTTTTGAATTACAAGCAGGCTCTCGCTTGAGTATCTGTACGGGTGGCGACCCTCAAGGTGCATTTGTAAAAGTATGCAATGGGGGGTTACTTTCTTTCTTGGGAACGCCTTCCAAGTCCGTGCAGGTCGATAGAGACGGTAATACTGGGCAGTATTATCGCATGGAAGCCTGGCCCGGTGGAAGGGTAGAAGCCGCTTTTACCAATTTTAACTACCAAGGTGCTACTAATGTTGGTTTTCTACATAATGGAGGTCTGAATAGTAATGGAGGCTTTAAGTTGCACTATGCTTCAGAGCTGGCTCCACCCACTCAAGGTTTTCCCGACATTTACGACTACGACAATGATGGAAATACCGTAGAACTTGGTCCGCGCTATCAATTGGTAAATGGAGAACCCATCTATTATAATTTCAGCTATTGTTCCTTTGCGCAAGGTGCTTCGGGATATACAGCACTGACCATCAATACCGGGCAAACTATGACTATCAAAGGAGCTCGTTTTACTGGTTCAGGCAATATATCAGCAGATAGGAATATTGTAGCCAGCACATCGCTTTCAGCCAGTGCTTTGGGGTATACTGGGGCTACAAACTGCCCATCCCCTGTTTCTCCCGGTGATTTTTGTGGAGTGATCACCATGGTTGCTTCATCTGGTGCTATCGGCGGCTCCAACGGTGAAGGATGGGATGGAGGCATCAATGACAATGGTGCCCCCGAGCTTGACCGCATCAGATGGATCGAGTTTGCCCCCATATATTGGGTAGGGGGGTATTCAAGAAATTGTGGTGGACCACCCAACGTCTGGAAAGCAGACCCTGATGGTGCTAATCTGAATGGAGGAGTTGACCAAGGTTGTGTAGGAGTGGGTGGTATAGATCAGAGCAGCTGGGCTCATTGGCAGAACTGGTCTCTGAAAAATGATCGTTACTACAACCCCCTGCGCATTTACCCCGGTATGCCCAAGAGTGCCTTTTCGGCACCAGAGTTGCGAGCTGTTGACTTCCAGGAGTTTATCTTGGCAGGGCTGCGGCAAGATGAGTTGGCAGCCATCGATACAGACGGAGACGGTAACTACATAGAGCACTTCGATACAGACGGAGACGATGATGTGGCAGACGATGTAAATATCTTAACGGATACTCGCATACCGAACGACATCTTTGAGCGTTTCAATGTGTATTTGTCACATACAGCACCAAACAGTGTGGTTATACCTTCCAACATTGTAGGAGTGAATGGGGTAGGTCATATAGAAATAGAGGGACTTCTGGTAATCAACGGGCAGAGCACGGGCTCTGGCGGGCAACAACCGCAAGACTTGAAGCCGCAGAAGGATAACGAAAATAACACCAAGCTTACTTTACAAGGTGACATCACCCTTAGCGTGAAGAAGTCTATCATTGTCGAGAATAGACTGGGAAACACCAATACTCCTTCAGAGTTGGAGGCTCAGGGGAATGCGCAAATATTTGTGGGGCAGAATTATGTGGTTAGAGGAAATGAATCCGGGAATGGAACCAATAATTTTGGAGGACCGGGCTCGGTGGTTACCTTTACGCTCAATGGTCCTGGGGAGCAAGAGGTAAAATATGACAACGATGATAATTGGGAGAATTTTGTGATAGATAAACCATCCGGGACTGTTATCCTTCAGGGCTTGGGTGACAACTTAGATTGCTTTAAGTTTCACATGAAACAGCCCAATGGCACTGCCTCTTGCCGTCTTTCTAGCGGCTCGGATCTGACCACGCGCGATGACTTTATTCTGGATGGTGGTACTTTTATCTTCGATAACGGTGAAGTGATAGTAGGGGGCAGCTGGCTGAACAATGGAGGGTATGTAGATGAAGTGATATTGAATGCGGCGGCAGCCGTACGATTCCGCCCTACTACTCCGGGCAACTACATCATCCGCACACGGGGACAGGTATTCTACCAAGTATTCTTCGATAATGCCGGTGGCGGGACCAGTACTTACACCATAGAAGATGGCATGCGTGCCTTGGCACAAACTACCATTGGTAACAGATACGTAGTGCAGACCGCCAACGTACCCATAGGCACCACCGTATCGCTGCAGCTTACGGGGCTTACTGTACAGAGTGGTGGAAAAATAGATTTGAATCCCGGTGCCGAGCTGCTTATGCAGACCGATGCTTCTAAAATCACGGCTCAAGGAAGCAAAAACTTGATTATAAACGGAGAATTAGAAGCCATCGGCACTCAAGACCACTATGTCCGTATTTCCCGCATGGGCAACGATTACTACCGCTTCGATATCAACGGGCGGGCAGCCGTGCGCTTCTATAACATTCAGTTTACAGATGAATTCGGCGTGGACATGCGTGATGGAACGCCCAAAAGCCCCGGCATTACGCTATTTGGTAGTGGGTGTCCAGTATTGGCAGTGGGTACTTTCAGCGATGGTACTTTTGCTAATGGGAAAGATGTAAACAATGCTACTTACTTATGGCTACCAGGAAATTACGAGTCGCAAGACGTGTTTAATGTCAACTTCCCCGTAGCACTTACTTCTCCGGGGGCTTCCAATGTGCGCAGAGAGGGCGCCAATGGTAGCAACGCCTATGTGAATACGGTGGCTATCGATGACCCACCTGTGGGGGAGCTTCCGGGAGATACTTCTGATATCCGCTATCAAAAAACCCGCTTCATCAACGCTACTGGTGTGTTTGCTGGCGAGCTGTTTGATAGAGAAACCGCAGGTACATGGACAGGACCGGTAGATTCTATCATCGTATGGTCTGGTAAAATCAAATATTGGGATGGTGGAGGCGATGGAGTTAGCTGGCATGACCGTTTTAATTGGACGGATGATGCGCTACCTACCATTCAAGATGCCGTGGTAATAGATCACCGCTATATACCCGGTACTATAAACATACAAGTAAATGGTGCCTCCTTATCAGATAACCATACCCCCATAGTGGGAGGATTTACTAATGCCCCCAATGGGATACCTGAAATCGCCTGCCGAGATTTGATTATAGACACTGGCGGGGGTAATCCCATCAATTTGGATATTTCTGGGAATGTTGAAGTCCTCATACAGCGTTCATCGCCTTGCCCTGGGGGTACGGAGTATGGCGGCGACCTTACCGCAAGCAGGGGGGTAACTATCCGTGCGGGTAACGGATTTGAGACCATCACCGTTGGTAAAGGGTGGAGCATGGCAGGTGCCTTCGACTATGACATGGAAGACGACGGCATAGACCGGGCACGTGTAGTATTTAATCAAAACGTAGGATCTCGAACCATCACCACAGGACCTACCTTCAGCCACTTCTGGGATGTTGAGTTTCAAGGTGGATACACTGAAAACAACGACGCGCTTTTTGTAGATAATGACTTCGTTATTAAGAAACCAGCAACAGCGACGTATACACCTGTGTATGATGCCTCTGATGTGAGTGGAATCAAGATTTATGTGGGAGGTAATTGGATTAACGACAATGGGGTGTTTGTGCCTCGCACAGGAGAAGTGGTATTCAATGGCTCCGGACCGCAGACTATTACGCGACTCAGTGCCGCAGGACCGCTGCAAGCTTATGAAAAGTTCTATGATTTGCGTATTCAAAAACCGACAGAGAACGGTACTGTAACCTTGAACAGCCGTGTGCTGGTCGAAAACTTGTTGAGTCTGGATCAAGGCATCTTTAAGACGAGCGAAGACAACGGCACTGGTAACGGTAAGGAAATTATCATTGGTCTAAAGGGCTCATGGGTGCGTTCTATCTTGGCAAGTCCGAATACCGCGTTTGTGGATGGTCCCGTAGGACGTATATTCCAAGGTTCTTCAGTGCTTTCCAACGCTTTGAACTTCCCCATTGGACGCTCCGGATACGCCTATACCGGTGGCAATAGCCCTGCCGGCTCTGATGGCTATGCCTTGCAGGTGAAACTTACCAACAACAATCCTACGGCTTTTACTATGCAGATTATGGAAGGCAGGAACCCAGAAGATGAGGATGAAGACGGTATATACGAACCGGGAGGAGATGATGGCGTGGACCACAAGATACTCCCTTATGCGCCGAGAATCAATATGGTTACCAATCAGCGCTATTGGAAAATAAAGAATATCGGTTTCCCTTCTGCTTTGCCATTAGATGCAACACCGGCGGTAGCTGCCGGCGATTTGAAGGAAGCAGTTGTTACCTTGCGCTTTAATGCATTGCAAAACACCATTGCAGCTCCGCCGCCTTTGGATGCGCAGTATCCCAATGTGATGGCAGACCTTAGTTTGGTAGGGCAGTTGAGTATTCTGCAGGATTACTCCGATGAAGACTTGTCTTATGCTCGTCAGGCAACACCCTCAATAGTCAATACGGAATTGTCTATCCGCAGAGGTTATGCCTCCAAAGGCGAGTACTGGCGCGACATTGGTGGAATCGGGGACTTGGAGTCTAATATTGTAACCATCAGCTCTACCGAGCGTGTGACCACCTTAGGCAACAGCCGCTTTACCATCGGATGGTATTTCATTCCGTTGCCCGTAGAGGTATTGAGCCTGCAGGCGAAGGTAGTCAATCAGAGCCAAGTACAGCTTGATTGGGTAGTTGTCAACGAAAGCCACTTGGCTTACTATGGCATAGAACGCAGCACCAACGGGCAGCAGTTTGAAGAAATAGCCCGTGTGGAAGCCCGCAATAGCGGCGAAACAGTGGCTGCCTACTACCACATCGACCCTGCTCCGCACATAGGGGTGAATTACTACCGCCTGCGCCAAGAAGAAAAAGACGGCAAAGTAAGTTATTCGAAGGCAGTGGCAGTAGAAGTAAGGGATAATATTTCTGAGCTGGGTAGGATGAGCGTTTATCCCAATCCACTGACCGGCAGTGAGCTGTTTGTTGTTTTACCTCATACAGATATGAAGGTTGCTGTCCTGCGTTTGTATGATGCTCAGGGACGCCTCGTAGAAGTGAATCGTCATACAGTGGACGCACATACACTTCGCTTGCAATTTAGCCGTAAACCACAAGCCGGCGTGTATATACTGAGTCTTCAGACAGACAAGGGGCAAGTGTACTATGCTCGTCTTGTGATTGAGTAG
- a CDS encoding HesB/IscA family protein, translated as MFEELPVKITPQALEAIKDIKANKGIPADYGLRIGVKGGRGCGGAQFLLGFDHLKEDDAVYQLEGIDIYISKKHFLYLLDVQIDYEETEEGVGFTFTKQQTS; from the coding sequence ATGTTTGAAGAACTGCCCGTAAAAATCACACCTCAAGCCCTTGAAGCCATCAAAGACATCAAAGCCAACAAAGGCATTCCAGCAGACTATGGCTTGCGCATTGGCGTAAAAGGCGGAAGGGGCTGCGGCGGTGCCCAGTTTCTTTTAGGCTTTGACCATCTCAAAGAAGATGATGCTGTTTATCAGCTGGAGGGCATCGATATTTATATTTCCAAAAAACACTTTCTTTACCTTCTCGACGTGCAAATAGACTACGAAGAAACGGAAGAAGGCGTGGGTTTTACCTTCACCAAGCAGCAAACAAGCTAA
- the pdhA gene encoding pyruvate dehydrogenase (acetyl-transferring) E1 component subunit alpha → MAQKKEEIDKQGAQNQYSLTPDKKQEVYDFSQETYRFWYEKMLLARRFEEKAGQLYGRQKIRGFCHLYIGQEACVAGAATALTKDDKWITAYRDHAHPLVLGTSARAVMAELYGKVTGCSKGKGGSMHIFDKEVNFFGGHGIVGGQIPLGAGIAFAEKYMGTQNVCICYMGDGAVRQGAFHETLNMAMTWKLPVIFVIENNGYAMGTSVKRTSNVTDLYTLGEAYDMPSEPVDGMVVEEVHLAVARAAARARKGEGPTLLEFRTYRYKGHSMSDPAKYRTKEEVEAYKQQDPIEQVKKRMLEKGFGDEAYFQQVEQEVKAIVEDAVQFAEESPYPAPSDIFKDVYVQEDYPFLTE, encoded by the coding sequence ATGGCTCAGAAGAAAGAGGAAATCGACAAACAGGGCGCACAAAACCAATATTCGTTGACGCCCGATAAAAAGCAAGAGGTTTACGACTTCTCGCAGGAGACTTACCGTTTCTGGTATGAAAAAATGTTGCTGGCGCGACGCTTCGAAGAAAAGGCAGGACAATTATACGGGCGTCAGAAGATACGCGGCTTTTGTCATCTTTACATAGGACAAGAAGCCTGTGTAGCCGGTGCCGCCACTGCCCTCACCAAAGACGACAAATGGATTACTGCCTATCGCGACCATGCCCACCCGCTTGTGTTGGGCACCTCGGCACGCGCGGTCATGGCAGAGCTATATGGCAAAGTAACCGGCTGTTCGAAGGGAAAAGGCGGCTCTATGCATATATTTGATAAAGAAGTAAACTTCTTTGGCGGACACGGCATCGTAGGGGGGCAAATCCCCTTAGGCGCAGGCATAGCCTTTGCCGAAAAATATATGGGCACTCAAAACGTATGCATTTGTTATATGGGCGATGGTGCCGTACGGCAAGGGGCTTTTCATGAAACCCTCAACATGGCGATGACCTGGAAGTTGCCCGTTATTTTTGTAATAGAAAACAACGGCTACGCCATGGGCACTTCGGTGAAGCGTACGTCCAACGTAACTGACCTTTACACTTTGGGCGAAGCCTACGACATGCCTTCCGAACCTGTGGACGGTATGGTGGTAGAAGAGGTGCATTTGGCTGTGGCACGCGCCGCTGCACGCGCCCGCAAAGGCGAGGGTCCTACTTTGTTGGAGTTCCGCACTTACCGTTACAAAGGGCACTCCATGTCTGACCCCGCCAAATACCGCACCAAAGAAGAAGTAGAAGCCTACAAGCAGCAAGACCCCATAGAGCAAGTGAAAAAGCGCATGTTGGAAAAAGGCTTCGGCGATGAAGCCTACTTCCAGCAGGTAGAGCAAGAGGTAAAAGCCATCGTAGAAGATGCCGTACAGTTTGCCGAGGAGTCGCCTTATCCTGCCCCCTCCGACATCTTCAAGGATGTGTATGTGCAAGAAGACTATCCGTTTTTGACAGAATAA
- a CDS encoding Tex family protein, whose protein sequence is MVEEVIRLSEKLGLRIKQIEATIQLLDEGATIPFIARYRKEATGGLNEVQIAQVRDEIERLRELEKRRETILKSIEEQGKLTDELKAALLAADTISVLEDLYLPYRPKRRTKATMAREKGLEPLAQQLYEQPETLVPETAAQAFVDAEKGVNSIEEALEGARHIIAEWVNERQEVRASLRTLFQEKAVIKSKLIKGKEEEGQKFRDYFEWEEPLKSIPSHRLLAIRRGESEMILSVSIEPDEAEAIALIEHLLLKNQSPAAEQVRQAIADAYKRLLRPSLETEMRLESKQRADEEAIKVFADNLRELLLASPFGEKRVLAIDPGFRTGCKVVVLDEHGQLLHDDVIYPNEPQNQKEAAGQLLRQLCQQYKVEAIAIGNGTASRETEQFVRSLHIPGVLVVMVNESGASVYSASKVAREEFPDKDVTVRGAVSIGRRLQDPLAELVKIDPKSIGVGQYQHDVDQKALKKSLDDVVISCVNAVGVELNTASKQLLAYVSGLNERLADNIIAYRTKYGGFRSREELKRVPGIGPKTFELAAGFLRIRHGEHPLDASAVHPESYPVVEQMAKDLGCRIEDLLRDASLRKQIQIERYVNDKIGLPTLQDIMNELAKPGRDPRQEFEVFQFDERVHSIEDLQPGMRLPGIVTNVTKFGAFVDIGVHQDGLVHISQLSHEYVSDPAQVVKVHQKVMVTVLEVDLNRRRIALSMKTDAPPPKKQDKRKERKQEAEDMAAKLAALRAKFGQ, encoded by the coding sequence ATGGTCGAAGAAGTAATACGCTTATCTGAGAAGCTAGGGCTTCGAATTAAGCAAATCGAAGCTACCATTCAATTGTTGGACGAAGGCGCCACCATCCCTTTTATTGCTCGTTACCGAAAAGAGGCTACAGGTGGGCTAAACGAGGTGCAAATAGCACAAGTGCGGGACGAAATAGAGCGCCTGCGCGAGCTGGAAAAACGACGAGAAACCATTCTCAAAAGCATAGAAGAGCAGGGCAAGCTCACCGACGAGCTGAAAGCTGCCCTCTTGGCTGCCGACACCATAAGTGTGCTGGAAGACCTTTACTTGCCCTATCGCCCCAAAAGACGCACCAAAGCCACGATGGCACGCGAAAAGGGGCTGGAACCACTGGCGCAACAGCTATATGAACAGCCAGAAACGCTTGTTCCCGAAACAGCCGCTCAAGCGTTTGTAGATGCAGAAAAAGGAGTGAACAGCATAGAAGAAGCCCTTGAAGGTGCCCGCCATATCATAGCCGAATGGGTCAATGAAAGGCAAGAGGTACGCGCAAGTTTGCGTACACTTTTTCAAGAAAAAGCTGTTATCAAAAGCAAGCTCATCAAGGGGAAAGAAGAAGAAGGGCAAAAATTCCGGGATTATTTCGAATGGGAAGAGCCACTCAAAAGCATTCCATCGCATCGGCTGTTGGCTATTCGCCGGGGCGAAAGCGAGATGATTCTTTCCGTAAGCATAGAACCAGACGAGGCAGAAGCCATTGCCCTAATAGAGCATCTCCTTTTGAAAAACCAAAGCCCTGCTGCCGAACAAGTGCGCCAAGCCATCGCCGATGCCTACAAGCGCTTGCTGCGCCCCTCGCTCGAAACAGAAATGCGCCTAGAATCCAAGCAACGTGCCGACGAAGAAGCTATTAAGGTATTTGCCGACAACCTGCGCGAGCTGCTCTTAGCCTCTCCCTTTGGCGAAAAACGCGTCTTGGCTATTGACCCCGGCTTCCGCACAGGCTGCAAAGTGGTAGTACTCGACGAACACGGGCAGCTGCTTCACGACGATGTGATTTATCCGAATGAACCACAAAACCAAAAAGAAGCAGCCGGGCAGCTGCTGCGCCAGCTTTGCCAGCAATACAAGGTGGAAGCCATTGCTATAGGCAACGGCACCGCCAGCCGAGAAACCGAGCAGTTTGTGCGAAGCCTGCACATTCCGGGCGTTTTGGTAGTTATGGTCAATGAAAGCGGTGCATCGGTATATTCTGCTTCGAAAGTGGCACGGGAAGAGTTCCCCGACAAAGATGTAACCGTACGCGGGGCGGTCTCTATAGGGCGGCGGCTGCAAGACCCCTTAGCAGAGCTGGTAAAAATAGACCCTAAATCCATTGGTGTGGGGCAATATCAGCATGATGTGGATCAAAAAGCTTTGAAAAAGAGCCTTGACGACGTGGTTATCAGTTGCGTAAATGCCGTAGGTGTAGAATTGAATACCGCCAGCAAGCAGCTGCTTGCTTATGTATCGGGCTTGAACGAGCGCCTTGCCGACAACATCATCGCCTACCGGACAAAATACGGCGGCTTCCGCAGTCGCGAAGAACTCAAACGCGTGCCGGGCATTGGTCCAAAGACCTTCGAGCTAGCAGCCGGTTTCTTGCGCATCCGCCATGGTGAGCATCCGCTCGATGCCAGTGCCGTGCATCCCGAATCTTACCCTGTGGTGGAGCAAATGGCAAAAGATTTGGGCTGCCGCATAGAAGACCTGCTGCGTGATGCTTCGCTGCGCAAGCAAATTCAAATAGAGCGTTATGTAAACGACAAAATAGGCTTGCCTACTTTGCAAGACATCATGAATGAGCTTGCCAAGCCGGGACGCGACCCACGCCAAGAATTCGAAGTGTTTCAGTTCGATGAGCGAGTACACAGCATCGAAGACCTGCAGCCGGGCATGCGCCTGCCAGGCATCGTTACCAACGTAACCAAATTTGGCGCATTTGTGGACATCGGCGTGCATCAAGACGGGCTGGTGCATATCAGCCAGCTGTCGCACGAATATGTAAGCGACCCGGCGCAAGTGGTAAAGGTGCATCAGAAAGTGATGGTTACGGTGCTTGAAGTAGACCTGAACCGCCGGCGCATTGCCCTCTCGATGAAAACAGATGCCCCACCTCCCAAGAAGCAAGACAAACGCAAAGAGCGCAAGCAAGAAGCAGAAGACATGGCTGCCAAGTTAGCGGCTCTGCGTGCGAAGTTTGGGCAGTAA
- a CDS encoding DUF7935 family protein, with translation MEVLLDLLKVSIPLAIVSYAFYTTVRAFLQKDFEKKLAELRLKYSETALEHRLHAYERICLLLERISPPQLLLRIQFQDLTAGELRHILLHEIQQEFSHNLSQQLYMSIEAWEEVKKAKEGVVTLINNTAATVEQDAKALVLAKAILNNLNEYNIDPVEPALRFVKQEAQSFFA, from the coding sequence ATGGAAGTACTTCTTGATTTGCTGAAAGTGAGTATCCCTTTGGCTATTGTGAGTTATGCATTCTACACTACCGTGCGCGCTTTCTTGCAAAAAGACTTTGAAAAAAAACTTGCCGAGTTGCGATTGAAATACAGCGAAACGGCGCTGGAACACCGCCTGCACGCTTACGAGCGGATTTGTTTGCTGCTCGAGCGCATCTCTCCGCCGCAACTGCTTTTGCGTATTCAATTTCAGGACTTGACTGCCGGTGAGCTGCGCCATATTTTGCTACACGAAATACAGCAAGAATTTTCTCATAACCTATCCCAACAGCTATACATGAGCATTGAGGCGTGGGAAGAAGTGAAAAAAGCAAAGGAAGGGGTGGTTACGCTTATCAACAACACGGCAGCCACTGTAGAGCAAGACGCAAAGGCTTTGGTGCTTGCCAAAGCCATCCTGAATAACTTAAATGAATACAACATAGACCCAGTGGAGCCGGCGTTGCGTTTCGTGAAACAGGAAGCACAAAGTTTTTTTGCTTGA